A stretch of Gemmobacter fulvus DNA encodes these proteins:
- a CDS encoding LysE/ArgO family amino acid transporter gives MWEAAVAGYLISISLIAAIGAQNAFVLRQGLRREHVLPVVLVCALSDAVLIAAGVAGFGAISAQIPWFGLAMRWLGVAFLLVYGALRFRAALRGGEALVPATTDAVPLRRVLMMCLLFTWANPHVYLDTLVLIGSVSAQYAPHGLAFGIAAALASLSFFGALGYGARLLAPVFARPQAWVVLEIIVGCVMWALAAGLALG, from the coding sequence ATGTGGGAAGCGGCAGTTGCGGGTTATCTGATCTCGATCAGCCTGATTGCGGCCATCGGGGCGCAGAATGCTTTTGTGCTGCGGCAGGGCCTGCGGCGCGAGCATGTGTTGCCGGTGGTGCTGGTCTGCGCGCTGTCGGATGCCGTGCTGATTGCAGCAGGGGTTGCGGGGTTTGGTGCGATTTCAGCGCAGATCCCGTGGTTCGGCCTGGCGATGCGCTGGCTGGGCGTGGCGTTCCTGCTGGTCTATGGCGCGCTGCGGTTCCGCGCCGCGCTGCGCGGGGGCGAGGCGCTTGTGCCCGCCACGACCGATGCAGTGCCGCTGCGCCGGGTGTTGATGATGTGCCTGCTGTTCACCTGGGCCAATCCGCATGTCTATCTGGATACGCTGGTGTTGATCGGGTCGGTTTCGGCGCAATATGCGCCGCATGGTCTGGCCTTCGGCATCGCGGCGGCGCTGGCCTCGCTCAGCTTCTTTGGGGCGCTGGGCTATGGGGCGCGGCTGCTGGCCCCGGTGTTCGCCCGCCCGCAGGCCTGGGTGGTGCTGGAGATCATCGTGGGCTGCGTGATGTGGGCGCTGGCGGCAGGGCTGGCGCTGGGCTGA
- a CDS encoding LysR family transcriptional regulator ArgP: protein MLDYPHLQALAAVHRRGSFDLAAAQLGLTPSAVSQRIKTLEERMGSLLIRRAQPCTATDAGLRLIRHFDDVSLLEAGLAAELAQPEVGLAIIRIAVNADSLATWVIPALATTQGLLFDIVIDDQDHSQDWLRRGEVAGAITAHPGPLQGCDTLPLGILRYHATASPAYLARWMPQGASRAAMAQAPALTFSDKDRLQSAWISREFGPGLAFPTHRLASSQGFVDAAVAGLGWGMNPEPLIRAERAAGQLVDLRPGTPLDVPLHWQFARLAASAIFPLTRALREAARQALHPLPAPPAA, encoded by the coding sequence ATGCTCGACTATCCGCATCTGCAAGCCTTGGCGGCCGTGCACCGGCGTGGCAGCTTTGATCTGGCTGCGGCACAGCTTGGCTTGACGCCCTCGGCCGTGTCGCAACGGATCAAGACGCTGGAAGAACGCATGGGCAGCCTGTTGATCCGCCGCGCGCAGCCCTGCACCGCCACCGACGCCGGGCTGCGGCTGATCCGGCATTTCGATGATGTCTCGCTCTTGGAGGCCGGTCTGGCGGCAGAGCTGGCGCAGCCGGAGGTCGGCCTCGCCATCATCCGCATCGCCGTCAATGCCGACAGCCTTGCCACCTGGGTGATCCCGGCACTGGCCACCACACAGGGCTTGCTGTTCGACATCGTGATTGACGATCAGGACCACAGTCAGGACTGGCTGCGCCGGGGCGAGGTGGCAGGGGCCATCACCGCGCATCCCGGCCCCTTGCAGGGCTGCGACACCTTGCCTCTGGGCATCCTGCGCTATCACGCGACCGCAAGCCCGGCCTATCTCGCGCGCTGGATGCCGCAGGGGGCCAGCCGCGCCGCCATGGCGCAGGCCCCGGCCTTGACCTTTTCCGACAAGGACCGGCTGCAATCGGCGTGGATCAGCCGGGAATTCGGCCCCGGTCTTGCCTTTCCCACGCATCGGCTGGCGTCCAGTCAGGGCTTTGTCGATGCCGCTGTGGCGGGCCTTGGATGGGGGATGAACCCCGAACCGCTGATCCGGGCCGAGCGGGCGGCGGGACAGTTGGTGGATCTGCGGCCCGGCACCCCGCTGGATGTGCCGCTGCATTGGCAATTCGCCCGGCTTGCCGCATCTGCCATCTTTCCGCTCACCCGTGCCCTGCGCGAGGCAGCACGGCAGGCGCTGCACCCTTTGCCCGCCCCGCCTGCGGCGTGA
- a CDS encoding calcium-binding protein — protein MAFLTLTQRGFSPDSPALWNTRPFAGLEPDMLRPHGPTDLGDWWISLHGNRFDFADISLGNTGRITALGASGDVWRLSGNDLVVDAAGKLSGGTVTALSHETGAGTFQLAGFALAATDIAAAATTRLRPDDEALLRSALRGNDLMILSDRGDRIAASGGRDLVIGNGGNDRLWGEAGADALIGGLGADTLNGGRGADLLIGNEQDDWLVGGAGNDTLDGGVGADVLFGGAGRDTFEFRTGDGLAEIRDFQLGVDKLNFHVGADSVRQITLRAEGHDTRLIAGDVQVLLTGITLSSFNATRHITLREEISVAALTDFLDDWTFMI, from the coding sequence ATGGCCTTTCTGACATTGACCCAACGGGGCTTCAGCCCCGACAGCCCTGCCCTTTGGAACACACGCCCGTTTGCCGGTCTGGAGCCCGACATGCTGCGCCCGCATGGGCCAACCGATCTGGGCGACTGGTGGATTTCGCTGCATGGCAACCGCTTCGATTTTGCCGATATCAGCCTTGGCAATACCGGGCGCATCACGGCTCTGGGCGCGTCGGGCGATGTGTGGCGGCTGTCGGGCAATGATCTGGTGGTGGATGCGGCAGGCAAGCTTTCGGGCGGCACGGTGACCGCCCTGTCACACGAAACCGGCGCGGGCACGTTTCAACTGGCCGGATTTGCGTTGGCCGCCACCGACATTGCCGCCGCGGCCACCACGCGGCTGCGTCCCGATGACGAGGCCCTGCTGCGCAGCGCCCTGCGCGGCAATGACCTGATGATCCTGTCGGATCGCGGCGACCGGATCGCCGCCTCGGGCGGGCGGGATCTGGTGATCGGCAATGGCGGCAATGACCGCCTGTGGGGCGAAGCCGGGGCGGATGCGCTGATTGGCGGGCTGGGAGCGGATACGCTGAACGGCGGGCGCGGCGCGGATCTGCTGATCGGCAATGAACAGGATGACTGGCTGGTCGGCGGCGCGGGCAATGATACGCTGGATGGTGGCGTGGGGGCCGATGTGCTGTTCGGCGGCGCCGGGCGCGATACGTTCGAGTTCCGCACCGGCGACGGGCTGGCCGAGATCCGCGATTTTCAACTGGGTGTGGACAAGCTCAATTTCCACGTCGGGGCCGACTCGGTCCGCCAGATCACCCTGCGGGCCGAGGGCCATGATACACGCCTGATTGCAGGCGATGTGCAGGTGTTGCTGACAGGGATCACCCTGTCCAGCTTCAACGCCACCCGCCACATCACGCTGCGCGAAGAGATCTCAGTCGCGGCGCTGACCGATTTTCTGGACGACTGGACCTTCATGATCTGA
- a CDS encoding YebC/PmpR family DNA-binding transcriptional regulator, whose translation MAGHSKWANIQHRKGKQDKLRSKMFSKLAKEITVAAKMGDPDPDKNPRLRLAVKAAKSVSMPKDVIERAIKKSQGGDAADYTEIRYEGYGVNGIAIIVEAMTDNLNRTASNVRSYFTKCGGNLGQSGSVAHSFDRVGEISYPASAGDADTVMMAALEAGADDVESDDEGHWVYCSVEALSEVSDALEKALGESDESKLIFKPQTRTEVDLETAQKLMRLIDMLEEDDDVQTVTHNFDIPDDVAAQLA comes from the coding sequence ATGGCAGGCCATTCTAAATGGGCGAATATCCAGCATCGCAAGGGCAAGCAGGACAAACTGCGCTCCAAGATGTTTTCGAAGCTGGCGAAGGAAATCACCGTCGCAGCCAAGATGGGCGATCCTGACCCCGACAAGAACCCGCGCCTGCGTCTGGCCGTGAAGGCCGCCAAATCGGTGTCGATGCCAAAGGACGTGATCGAGCGCGCGATCAAGAAATCGCAGGGCGGCGATGCGGCGGATTACACCGAAATCCGTTATGAAGGCTATGGCGTGAACGGCATTGCGATCATCGTCGAAGCGATGACCGACAACCTGAACCGCACCGCCAGCAATGTGCGCAGCTATTTCACCAAATGCGGCGGCAATCTGGGGCAAAGCGGTTCGGTCGCGCACAGCTTTGATCGCGTCGGCGAAATCTCCTATCCGGCTTCGGCGGGCGATGCCGATACGGTGATGATGGCCGCTCTGGAGGCCGGTGCCGATGATGTGGAATCGGATGACGAGGGCCATTGGGTCTATTGTTCGGTCGAGGCCCTGTCGGAAGTGTCGGATGCGCTGGAAAAAGCGCTGGGCGAATCCGATGAATCCAAGCTGATCTTCAAACCGCAGACCCGCACCGAGGTGGATCTGGAAACGGCGCAAAAGCTGATGCGGCTGATCGACATGCTGGAAGAGGATGACGATGTGCAGACCGTCACCCATAATTTCGACATCCCGGATGATGTCGCCGCACAACTGGCCTGA
- a CDS encoding SLC13 family permease, protein MLGIEMAQSTQALVAIGILLVMFVLFVKETFPVEVTAIAGAATMILLGILPEKEALKVLSNNAPWTIALMFMVMGGLVRTGSVEMMIGLAERHVGNRPKTTIAVLFGFVAVASSVMNNTPLVAVMIPVVIQMAARIGKAPSKLLIPLSHMTVLGGMISLIGTSTNLLVDGSAHDAGLEHFGLFEIAPLGIAVTLVGGLYLALFADRLLPERQSMASMLGDRKRMKYFTEVAIPEDSVLIGVPVLEVQQFKRNGVRVIDVLRGDESLRRALQSAVLAAGDRVVLRTEMSELLGMQNRTDMRIADKLSSVETETVEVLITPGCRMIGRTLGELRLRRRYGVYVLAAHRKSQNIGRQLDELVVQVGDTLLLEGASADIKRLADDMDMVDVSHPKQRAYRRGKAPIALGALFLVVLLSSFDVAPIYVLGFIAVTLILITRCIDSDEALSFVDGRLLAMIFAMLAVGEGLDRSGAVTIIVTQVKPWMEGLPPFLMIMAIYLLGLILTEFLSNNAVAVLYTPIAIQLAHQLGVDPRPFVVAVMFSATLAFATPIGYQTNMMVYGPGGYKFLDFTRIGVPMNIITWLLCSALIPLIWPLYP, encoded by the coding sequence ATGCTCGGAATCGAAATGGCGCAATCAACGCAGGCCCTGGTCGCGATAGGTATCCTGCTGGTTATGTTCGTTCTGTTCGTGAAAGAGACGTTCCCTGTTGAAGTGACCGCGATTGCCGGCGCGGCAACGATGATCCTTCTGGGCATCCTGCCCGAGAAGGAGGCGTTGAAAGTTCTGTCAAACAATGCGCCCTGGACCATCGCCCTGATGTTCATGGTGATGGGTGGTCTGGTGCGCACCGGATCGGTGGAAATGATGATCGGGCTGGCCGAACGGCATGTCGGCAACCGGCCCAAGACCACGATTGCGGTGCTGTTCGGCTTTGTTGCCGTGGCCTCTTCGGTGATGAACAACACGCCTCTGGTGGCGGTGATGATCCCCGTGGTGATCCAGATGGCCGCCCGGATCGGCAAGGCGCCTTCGAAACTGCTGATCCCGCTCAGCCATATGACGGTGCTGGGCGGCATGATCTCGTTGATCGGCACCTCCACCAACCTGCTGGTGGACGGATCGGCGCATGATGCCGGGTTGGAGCATTTCGGCCTGTTTGAAATCGCCCCGCTCGGGATTGCGGTGACGCTGGTGGGCGGGCTGTATCTGGCGCTGTTCGCGGACCGTCTTCTGCCCGAGCGGCAGTCGATGGCGTCGATGCTAGGCGACCGCAAACGCATGAAATATTTCACCGAAGTCGCCATTCCTGAAGATTCCGTGCTGATCGGCGTGCCGGTGCTGGAGGTGCAGCAGTTCAAGCGCAACGGGGTGCGGGTGATCGACGTGCTGCGCGGCGATGAATCGCTGCGCCGCGCCTTGCAGTCGGCGGTGCTGGCCGCGGGCGACCGCGTGGTGCTGCGCACCGAGATGTCGGAATTGCTGGGGATGCAGAACCGCACCGATATGCGCATCGCCGACAAACTGTCGTCGGTGGAAACCGAAACGGTCGAAGTCCTGATCACGCCCGGCTGCCGCATGATCGGCCGCACCTTGGGCGAATTGCGGCTGCGGCGGCGCTATGGCGTCTATGTGCTAGCCGCGCATCGCAAAAGCCAGAACATCGGCCGTCAGTTGGACGAACTGGTGGTGCAGGTGGGCGATACGCTGCTGCTGGAAGGGGCCTCGGCCGATATCAAGCGGCTGGCTGATGACATGGATATGGTGGATGTCAGCCATCCGAAACAGCGCGCCTATCGCCGCGGCAAGGCGCCGATTGCGCTTGGAGCGCTGTTTCTGGTGGTGCTGCTGTCCTCGTTCGACGTGGCCCCGATCTATGTGCTGGGCTTCATCGCCGTGACACTGATCCTGATCACCCGCTGCATCGACAGCGACGAGGCGCTGAGCTTTGTCGACGGGCGTTTGCTGGCGATGATCTTTGCCATGCTGGCGGTGGGCGAGGGGCTGGATCGGTCGGGTGCGGTGACCATCATCGTGACGCAGGTGAAACCCTGGATGGAAGGGCTGCCGCCGTTCCTGATGATCATGGCGATTTATCTGCTGGGGCTGATCCTGACAGAGTTCCTGTCGAACAATGCCGTCGCGGTGCTGTATACCCCGATTGCGATTCAGCTGGCGCATCAGCTTGGCGTCGATCCGCGCCCCTTTGTGGTTGCGGTGATGTTTTCGGCGACCCTGGCCTTTGCAACCCCGATTGGCTATCAGACCAATATGATGGTCTATGGCCCGGGTGGCTACAAGTTCCTCGATTTCACCCGGATCGGCGTGCCGATGAACATCATCACCTGGCTGCTGTGTTCGGCGCTCATTCCGCTGATCTGGCCGCTTTACCCCTGA
- a CDS encoding TIGR00282 family metallophosphoesterase, with amino-acid sequence MKLLFLGDVMGRAGRAAIVERLPGLRTEWGLDFVVVNGENASSGAGLTAEHARNLLAAGVDCLTLGDHAFDQKDMLPFIEQENRILRPLNFAKMAPGKGAKLFSDVRGRKVLVAQVLGQVFMKRPFDDPFSAIDTVLKAHPLGGMAQAVIVDVHCEATSEKMAMGHWCDGRASLVVGTHTHVPTGDAQILGGGTAYLTDAGMCGDYNSVIGMEKLEPMRRFVTGMPKERFQPANGPATLSGVYVETDDRSGKATRVRMIRVGGTLEEARP; translated from the coding sequence ATGAAACTTCTTTTCCTAGGCGATGTGATGGGGCGTGCCGGGCGCGCGGCCATCGTGGAGCGGCTTCCCGGTCTGCGGACCGAATGGGGGCTGGATTTTGTGGTGGTGAATGGCGAAAACGCCTCGTCCGGGGCCGGGCTGACCGCCGAACACGCGCGCAATCTGCTGGCGGCGGGCGTCGATTGCCTGACGCTGGGTGATCATGCCTTCGATCAGAAGGACATGCTGCCCTTCATCGAACAGGAAAACCGCATCCTGCGCCCGCTGAACTTTGCCAAGATGGCACCGGGCAAGGGCGCCAAGCTGTTCTCGGATGTGCGGGGCCGCAAGGTGCTGGTGGCGCAGGTTCTGGGGCAGGTGTTCATGAAACGCCCGTTCGATGATCCGTTCTCGGCGATTGATACCGTGCTGAAGGCGCATCCGCTGGGCGGCATGGCGCAGGCGGTGATCGTGGATGTGCATTGCGAGGCGACATCGGAGAAGATGGCGATGGGCCATTGGTGTGATGGCCGCGCCAGCCTTGTCGTGGGCACCCATACCCATGTGCCCACCGGCGATGCGCAGATCCTTGGCGGGGGCACGGCCTATCTGACCGATGCGGGCATGTGCGGCGATTACAATTCGGTCATCGGCATGGAAAAGCTGGAGCCGATGCGCCGCTTTGTCACCGGGATGCCGAAAGAGCGGTTTCAGCCGGCCAATGGCCCGGCCACGCTGTCTGGTGTCTATGTTGAAACCGACGACCGCAGCGGCAAGGCCACGCGGGTGCGGATGATCCGCGTCGGGGGCACGCTGGAAGAGGCGCGCCCGTGA